From the Oleiphilus messinensis genome, one window contains:
- a CDS encoding N-acyl amino acid synthase FeeM domain-containing protein yields MSVNIRIATTDQELNDVFRIRHQVFADEEKRLKTDEEFIYDRYDCYDNTVNFIAYVDQKPVGAMRLSADTMAGVPLDDHYDVSDLRARCVNKNGGRESAGCITQLCVSRRHRATPYIVKGLMQCARLWVANRNLKHCFVIIDQAIEKLLTSLGFDRIADPFVCERIKRPLVRMHCPMSALMLDTPEIPPGPDTPSRFYFRTGEPAVQQGGAARNYFQVIKGRVRLLVTTDTGIHDLGELKVGDIFGQRNIPENTYMYTAECLEDTQLIEVTETEFLAYASQHPERVYSGFEFLANSLQSKMVQIAQKPITGIDLFNDYLIARILQGLNSMGGFELFQQDEPVTIDKLADKMQANPESTQIVLDFLVDMRVMQKHDSGYQLPASEREGICREMGFLEWLVGGYNPVIAAIEGMMKGELVYGKEINRNDQAMAASSAHISKYFTDQHMLELLELDAVETLLDIGCGSGLRLIDICERIPKLKGIGVDISPDCCKLATSNVEKNDLASRIRVEQGHAESWILNESERLKQIGNANTRPADLVMCFAMMHDLLNHEGMAEKFLTDIKTGLGEGAYIMIQDQMQLPSNTRQNRDSWGRGFEVIHHFMGQRLFLVERYEQLFKEVGLKVIKKRLTDIPENWIFLLQT; encoded by the coding sequence TTGAGCGTTAACATCAGAATCGCCACCACGGATCAAGAGCTTAACGACGTGTTTCGCATTCGTCACCAAGTCTTTGCAGACGAAGAGAAACGTCTGAAAACCGATGAAGAATTCATCTACGACCGGTATGACTGCTACGACAATACCGTTAATTTTATCGCGTATGTTGATCAAAAGCCGGTGGGGGCCATGCGTCTGTCAGCAGACACGATGGCCGGGGTGCCACTGGATGACCACTACGATGTTTCCGATTTACGCGCCCGCTGCGTAAATAAGAACGGTGGCCGTGAAAGTGCTGGCTGTATTACCCAGCTTTGTGTGAGTCGTCGTCACCGGGCTACCCCTTACATCGTAAAAGGGTTAATGCAATGTGCTCGACTTTGGGTGGCCAATCGAAACCTGAAGCACTGTTTTGTAATTATCGACCAAGCAATTGAAAAGTTATTAACGTCACTCGGTTTTGACCGCATCGCAGATCCCTTCGTATGCGAGCGAATCAAACGCCCACTGGTCAGAATGCACTGTCCGATGTCAGCTTTGATGCTCGATACACCGGAAATACCACCCGGTCCGGACACGCCAAGCCGGTTTTATTTCCGTACCGGCGAACCGGCCGTACAACAAGGCGGAGCCGCCCGAAATTATTTTCAAGTCATCAAGGGCCGAGTCCGGTTACTGGTAACCACTGACACGGGTATACACGACCTTGGTGAGCTTAAAGTCGGGGATATTTTCGGTCAGCGAAATATTCCGGAAAATACCTACATGTATACCGCCGAATGCCTTGAAGACACCCAACTCATCGAAGTGACGGAGACCGAGTTCCTGGCCTACGCCAGCCAGCACCCGGAACGGGTCTACTCTGGGTTTGAATTTCTGGCCAACAGCCTGCAGTCGAAAATGGTGCAGATCGCGCAAAAGCCCATTACCGGGATTGATTTGTTCAATGACTACCTGATCGCGCGGATATTGCAGGGTTTGAATTCCATGGGTGGCTTCGAACTGTTTCAACAGGACGAACCGGTCACAATCGATAAACTTGCAGATAAAATGCAGGCCAACCCCGAGAGCACCCAGATTGTGCTCGATTTCCTGGTCGACATGCGCGTCATGCAGAAGCACGATTCAGGCTATCAGCTACCCGCTTCGGAACGTGAAGGTATCTGCCGGGAAATGGGCTTTCTGGAATGGTTAGTGGGGGGCTATAACCCGGTAATCGCGGCAATCGAGGGCATGATGAAGGGTGAACTGGTCTACGGTAAGGAAATCAACCGCAACGATCAGGCCATGGCCGCCTCCTCCGCCCATATTTCCAAGTACTTCACCGACCAGCACATGCTCGAGTTACTGGAGTTGGACGCTGTCGAAACCCTGCTGGATATCGGTTGCGGCTCGGGTTTGCGCCTGATCGACATTTGTGAGCGCATTCCGAAATTAAAAGGTATTGGTGTTGATATCAGCCCCGACTGCTGCAAACTCGCCACATCCAATGTCGAGAAAAATGATCTCGCAAGCCGGATTCGGGTTGAGCAAGGGCACGCGGAATCGTGGATATTGAATGAAAGTGAACGCCTCAAGCAAATCGGGAATGCCAATACCCGCCCTGCAGACCTTGTGATGTGTTTTGCGATGATGCACGACTTGCTGAATCACGAGGGCATGGCGGAAAAATTCCTCACCGATATCAAAACAGGTCTTGGCGAAGGTGCCTACATTATGATTCAAGACCAGATGCAGTTGCCCAGTAATACACGCCAAAACCGGGACTCCTGGGGACGCGGATTTGAAGTCATCCACCATTTCATGGGGCAGCGCTTGTTTTTGGTTGAGCGCTACGAACAGCTGTTCAAAGAAGTTGGTCTCAAGGTCATTAAAAAGCGTCTGACAGATATCCCTGAAAACTGGATATTCCTGTTACAAACCTGA
- a CDS encoding class I SAM-dependent methyltransferase: MKNDSASSTAFTVVQGILHIARSTDYPGGQLVSDSVSQFCENLLHSSEEGRRRLRQMSTSWGYRLLLLKEKLLMPGISLHYALRKRYIEDYISAQLEQGCTQVINLGAGFDSLLYRLSQEYPHVNLIEVDHPATQAVKVDAFQQILAKTNTTMPENLHFLPVEFESQEVQTALQSSECFNVDRPTVYIFEGVLPYLNPETVVRNFQALKSLGHPTFSVIFSAVVPLSKHLKSFGVLFNLYLKLKGEPLNWMCETESLPGFFKTFGFKILDTCDAEGFKRNYLPENFNGPMQVVEYMAVAVPD; encoded by the coding sequence ATGAAAAACGACAGTGCCAGTTCTACGGCTTTTACGGTTGTGCAAGGTATTTTACATATCGCTCGCAGTACGGATTATCCTGGGGGGCAGCTTGTCAGTGACTCCGTTTCTCAATTCTGTGAAAACCTGCTTCATAGTTCTGAAGAAGGGCGCAGGCGACTGCGACAAATGAGTACATCTTGGGGATATCGATTACTGCTGCTGAAAGAAAAGCTCCTGATGCCGGGAATCAGTCTGCACTATGCATTACGCAAGCGCTACATTGAAGACTACATCAGTGCACAGCTTGAACAAGGCTGTACTCAGGTTATCAATCTCGGTGCGGGTTTTGATTCGTTGCTCTATCGCCTGAGCCAGGAATACCCCCATGTAAATCTTATTGAAGTTGACCATCCGGCAACACAAGCCGTCAAAGTTGATGCTTTCCAGCAGATATTGGCGAAGACGAATACCACGATGCCTGAGAACCTTCATTTTCTGCCGGTTGAGTTTGAGAGTCAGGAGGTTCAAACTGCGCTGCAATCTTCGGAATGTTTCAATGTGGATCGGCCAACGGTGTACATTTTTGAAGGTGTGTTACCCTACTTGAATCCTGAGACCGTTGTTCGCAATTTTCAAGCACTGAAATCGCTGGGACATCCCACTTTTTCCGTTATTTTTAGTGCCGTTGTTCCCCTTTCCAAACACTTAAAATCGTTCGGTGTTTTGTTTAATCTGTATTTAAAACTGAAAGGTGAACCGCTTAACTGGATGTGCGAAACAGAATCCCTTCCCGGATTCTTCAAGACATTCGGTTTCAAGATACTCGACACCTGCGATGCCGAGGGGTTTAAACGTAACTACCTGCCCGAAAATTTCAATGGCCCCATGCAGGTTGTAGAGTATATGGCGGTTGCCGTGCCGGATTAA
- a CDS encoding GlxA family transcriptional regulator, translating to MNVTVLMADRCSSTSVSVALEFFECANVLHQYSNRKFAVNSTTPLPIPFQVASASVDGRSVSCTGGLTLTPETSLAQIANPDLVIVPGFMFNVLAVLPKQGTLIDWLRECHAHGTYIASMCTGSFLSAQAGLLDGRFATTHWAFADQFRRRFPSVKLQTERTVTDDGLVMCSGGSTTGTDLLLHMIRKFSSPQLASECAKNLLVDNATRSQLPYSSTTFKKGHNDAKILEVQIWMEKNLSRNIQMEHVIDHFGFGMRNFIRRFKDATEQSPIQYLQSLRIERAKHLLESSKTSFEQITLHVGYEDVNSFRRLFKEKVGLTPTLYRKRFETSRI from the coding sequence ATGAACGTTACTGTACTGATGGCTGACCGCTGTTCTTCAACCAGTGTGTCTGTCGCATTGGAGTTTTTCGAATGCGCGAATGTATTGCACCAGTATTCCAACCGAAAATTTGCCGTAAACAGCACAACGCCACTTCCCATCCCCTTTCAGGTGGCCAGCGCTTCGGTTGATGGCCGTAGCGTTTCCTGTACTGGCGGATTAACACTAACCCCGGAAACCAGCTTGGCACAGATTGCGAATCCCGATCTCGTAATTGTCCCGGGTTTCATGTTTAACGTACTGGCCGTACTGCCCAAGCAGGGGACACTCATCGATTGGCTGCGCGAGTGTCACGCTCATGGGACTTATATTGCCAGCATGTGCACGGGGTCTTTCCTCAGTGCGCAGGCCGGGTTGCTCGACGGTCGATTCGCAACAACACACTGGGCTTTTGCAGACCAGTTTCGTCGACGATTCCCCAGCGTAAAACTACAAACCGAGCGAACCGTTACTGACGACGGACTGGTAATGTGTTCTGGAGGGTCAACAACGGGAACCGATTTACTGCTTCATATGATTCGCAAATTCAGTTCACCGCAACTCGCATCGGAGTGTGCTAAAAACCTGCTCGTTGATAATGCTACGCGGAGCCAACTGCCCTACTCGTCCACCACATTCAAAAAAGGTCATAACGATGCAAAAATTCTGGAAGTGCAAATCTGGATGGAGAAAAACCTGTCACGAAACATTCAAATGGAGCACGTAATCGATCACTTTGGCTTTGGTATGCGGAATTTTATCCGCCGCTTTAAAGATGCGACGGAGCAGTCTCCGATTCAGTACCTGCAAAGCCTGCGAATCGAACGCGCAAAACACTTGCTCGAAAGCAGTAAAACATCGTTTGAACAAATTACCTTGCACGTTGGATATGAGGATGTGAACTCCTTCCGGCGCTTATTCAAAGAAAAGGTCGGGTTAACGCCAACACTATATCGGAAGCGGTTTGAGACAAGTCGAATTTAA
- a CDS encoding alpha/beta hydrolase family protein: MSFKYTLYRYFKKPFFGRFNRPWRWPEGIDQNLWHRLDVPSRSGSMLSALVAESPNLLTKGAVLLVHPMGAIAKGFWMKHGHADLLLNAGYHVMVFDLNGFGESTNATMDYPLDVLAAGLALQGRYPELPIAVMGSSMGAAMSICALAEPDHPFRAAVFESAFPTLLHFWRRFPIPKLGIQMSKFVYPAGERRLRPTYAVDSWIDAPPVLLIYGDADQFTPVEDGELLKDCMNRKTNTTFWCVPDVEHTQAYKAQPQAYADRVLSFLSSRMSQVKPKSKSCSSVVLMD, from the coding sequence ATGAGTTTCAAATATACGTTATATCGCTATTTTAAAAAGCCGTTTTTCGGGCGTTTCAATCGGCCCTGGCGATGGCCCGAAGGCATTGATCAAAACCTGTGGCATCGACTCGATGTGCCCAGCCGTTCCGGTTCAATGTTGTCCGCGCTGGTTGCGGAATCACCTAATTTGCTCACGAAAGGAGCTGTTTTACTGGTTCATCCGATGGGGGCAATCGCCAAAGGATTTTGGATGAAGCACGGACATGCTGATCTGCTCCTGAATGCCGGTTATCACGTTATGGTATTTGACTTGAATGGCTTCGGTGAAAGTACCAACGCCACAATGGATTATCCCCTTGATGTGTTAGCTGCAGGGCTGGCATTACAAGGGCGCTACCCGGAACTGCCAATCGCCGTAATGGGGTCGTCCATGGGGGCAGCGATGAGCATTTGTGCCCTGGCTGAGCCGGATCATCCTTTTCGGGCTGCGGTATTTGAGTCTGCATTCCCGACACTGCTTCATTTCTGGCGTCGTTTTCCCATCCCGAAACTGGGAATTCAAATGAGCAAATTTGTGTATCCAGCTGGTGAGCGGCGTTTGCGACCAACCTATGCGGTGGACAGCTGGATTGATGCCCCTCCTGTTTTGCTGATTTATGGTGATGCGGATCAATTCACACCTGTAGAAGATGGTGAGTTACTGAAAGATTGCATGAATCGAAAAACCAATACCACATTCTGGTGCGTTCCCGATGTGGAGCACACTCAGGCTTACAAAGCCCAGCCACAGGCCTATGCCGATCGTGTACTCTCGTTCCTGAGTTCTCGCATGTCTCAGGTTAAGCCGAAATCGAAGAGTTGTTCCAGTGTTGTTCTTATGGATTAA
- a CDS encoding acyl-CoA thioesterase — MIVELETKPIALRDICRNVRSSRDVTVDVPAGWGQGRATFGGLVAAVMFEKIPERIHENRTLRSILLSFVAPVVPGTMEISVNKLRSGKSATQVQVTVYQDEQICAVMLASFGNARQSAVAVNYEEAPPISNPDQVQEFPFIPGVTPDFTQHFDYRYAVGQIPFTGADESVVGGWIRSRQAETNPLTVAELLALLDAWPPAILSKLKQPAAGSTLTWSVSFFDLPDSKMADDWWQYEAHIQHAADGYSHIDASMWDDTGKVVAISRQTVSVFG; from the coding sequence ATGATTGTTGAATTAGAAACCAAGCCAATTGCGTTACGGGATATCTGCAGAAACGTACGCTCAAGTCGGGATGTAACGGTTGACGTTCCCGCTGGGTGGGGCCAGGGGCGAGCTACGTTCGGTGGTCTGGTCGCGGCGGTTATGTTTGAGAAAATACCTGAGCGAATTCACGAGAATCGAACCCTTCGCTCTATTCTGCTCTCTTTTGTTGCGCCCGTTGTGCCAGGCACAATGGAGATTAGTGTAAACAAGCTTCGCTCAGGCAAGTCTGCGACCCAGGTTCAGGTTACGGTCTATCAGGATGAGCAGATTTGTGCGGTGATGCTCGCCAGTTTTGGTAATGCGAGGCAATCGGCGGTTGCAGTGAACTATGAAGAAGCGCCTCCCATATCTAACCCGGATCAGGTTCAAGAATTTCCATTCATACCCGGTGTAACGCCCGATTTCACCCAGCATTTTGATTATCGTTATGCTGTTGGCCAGATTCCGTTTACCGGTGCGGATGAATCGGTTGTGGGGGGATGGATTCGTTCACGCCAAGCTGAAACCAACCCTTTGACCGTTGCAGAATTGCTTGCCTTACTGGACGCCTGGCCACCGGCAATCCTTTCCAAGCTCAAACAACCAGCGGCAGGCAGTACCCTGACCTGGTCTGTCAGCTTTTTTGACTTGCCCGACTCCAAAATGGCAGACGACTGGTGGCAGTATGAGGCCCATATTCAGCATGCTGCAGATGGTTACAGCCACATCGATGCATCGATGTGGGATGACACCGGAAAAGTTGTAGCCATTAGTCGGCAGACAGTGAGTGTTTTTGGTTAA
- a CDS encoding LysR family transcriptional regulator gives MEFRQLKYAITLAQTKNFGRAAEMLFLSQPALTRSIQALEDSLGVKLFDRNNREVQLTPYGETFIEHANALMQQKHRLQRELKLMQGLEVGKLIIGAGPYVTATFMATLIGRLTDMKPGIQVRIVMDNWANLATLLRNEKIDLFIADIRDLEIKADFHVEMTQEHRGLAVCRCDHPILLNEKIYFTDFNNYPLAATKMPESMMDYFSEVSITIETDNIYLIKDMIRRSDIIGLASLPLVHTEIESGAFKVIPVLDLPDLFTKCGIVTLKNRSLSPAASFFLQLFRELDVEYRTLTR, from the coding sequence ATGGAATTCCGACAATTAAAGTATGCAATTACATTGGCACAAACAAAAAACTTTGGGCGGGCAGCGGAAATGCTGTTTCTCTCTCAACCGGCCTTGACCCGCAGTATTCAAGCGCTGGAAGACTCACTCGGTGTGAAACTCTTCGACCGAAACAATCGGGAAGTACAGCTAACGCCTTACGGTGAAACCTTCATCGAACATGCCAACGCGCTCATGCAACAAAAGCACCGATTGCAACGCGAACTGAAACTCATGCAGGGCCTTGAAGTCGGTAAACTTATCATTGGAGCCGGCCCCTATGTCACAGCGACTTTCATGGCCACCCTAATCGGTAGACTGACCGATATGAAGCCAGGCATTCAAGTGCGTATTGTCATGGATAATTGGGCAAACCTGGCAACCCTGTTAAGAAATGAAAAAATTGACCTGTTCATTGCGGATATTCGCGACCTGGAAATTAAAGCAGACTTCCATGTTGAGATGACTCAGGAGCACCGCGGCCTTGCGGTGTGCCGTTGTGATCATCCGATTTTATTGAATGAAAAAATCTACTTCACCGACTTCAATAACTACCCTCTGGCGGCCACGAAAATGCCGGAGTCCATGATGGATTACTTTTCTGAAGTCTCCATTACCATTGAAACCGACAATATATACCTGATCAAGGACATGATCAGGCGAAGCGATATCATCGGTCTGGCATCACTCCCCCTCGTTCATACCGAGATTGAATCCGGTGCATTCAAAGTTATCCCGGTGCTCGATCTACCGGACCTTTTTACTAAATGCGGTATCGTGACGCTTAAAAATCGCTCGTTATCCCCCGCGGCCTCATTTTTTCTGCAGTTGTTTCGTGAGCTGGATGTCGAGTATCGAACATTGACCCGTTAG
- a CDS encoding DUF1302 domain-containing protein has protein sequence MAIALAALQMPVKAIEFSVGEVEGRFDSTFSVGASWRVQDQQSDLVAVANGGTGSTKTTDDGNQNFKKGETFSKVVKGVHDLLMSYENFGVFARGKYWYDFELKDEGVQHGHGANGYRTGSGLNDDNFSDFAKFSGVELLDAFVYGEFELGRVSADVRLGRQVISWGESTFIQGGINTINPIDVSAFRRPGAEIKEGLLPVNMVYTNLGLTDTVSLEAFYQLEWAKTEVDGCGTYFSTNDFVPEGCNFVTVGPVDDRTSLAAGLYAARTNDIEPDDDGQYGFAVRWYAEELNETEFGFYHINYHSRLPIASLVRASNPAPNIIIPGSPGNPQYLAEYPEDIRLYGMSFSTNVGSISLAGELSYRENLPVQINGPEILNAGLAEAPFSTFTPNVQAVNPGEVAHGYDRFEVYQAQVTAIQFIDQVLGASRLALIGEMGVTHVAGVPDQSVQRYGRNSGYGIGYFEPLAPGLTCETIANAENPANCTSDGYVTRTSWGYRIRGALTYNNVFAGVNLIPRFAWSHDVSGYGPGPGAQFQEGRIAASLGLNLEYLNTYSAGIAYTGFTGGDYNTLRDRDFVSLTASVAL, from the coding sequence GTGGCAATCGCATTAGCAGCACTGCAAATGCCGGTAAAGGCAATTGAATTTTCTGTCGGGGAGGTTGAAGGGCGATTTGATTCAACCTTTTCTGTAGGGGCCAGCTGGCGAGTTCAGGATCAACAGTCCGATCTGGTTGCTGTGGCAAACGGCGGTACTGGATCGACCAAAACAACTGACGACGGTAATCAAAATTTCAAGAAAGGTGAAACCTTCTCAAAGGTCGTGAAAGGTGTCCACGATCTGTTGATGAGTTACGAAAATTTTGGTGTCTTTGCCCGTGGCAAATACTGGTATGACTTTGAACTTAAAGATGAAGGTGTCCAGCATGGTCATGGGGCGAATGGCTATCGGACGGGTTCGGGGCTCAATGATGATAATTTCAGTGATTTTGCCAAGTTCTCCGGTGTGGAATTATTGGATGCCTTTGTTTATGGCGAGTTTGAACTGGGTCGCGTCAGTGCGGATGTACGCTTGGGCAGGCAGGTTATCAGTTGGGGAGAAAGTACCTTTATTCAGGGCGGTATTAATACGATAAACCCGATTGATGTATCCGCATTTCGACGACCGGGTGCCGAGATTAAGGAAGGATTACTCCCGGTTAATATGGTGTATACCAATCTTGGTTTAACCGATACCGTAAGTCTGGAAGCCTTTTACCAACTGGAGTGGGCAAAAACCGAAGTAGATGGTTGCGGTACGTATTTCTCGACTAATGATTTTGTGCCCGAGGGCTGTAATTTTGTCACTGTTGGCCCCGTGGATGATCGTACATCGCTTGCTGCTGGTCTCTATGCGGCACGAACAAATGATATCGAACCCGATGATGATGGTCAGTATGGTTTTGCAGTTCGTTGGTACGCGGAAGAACTGAATGAAACCGAGTTTGGTTTTTATCATATCAACTATCACAGCCGGCTGCCCATTGCCAGTTTGGTACGTGCCTCGAATCCTGCCCCCAATATCATCATTCCCGGTTCTCCGGGAAACCCCCAATATCTGGCTGAATACCCCGAAGATATCCGACTGTATGGTATGAGTTTCTCCACGAATGTAGGTAGCATTTCTCTCGCCGGGGAATTGAGCTATCGAGAGAATTTACCGGTTCAAATCAATGGTCCCGAGATTCTGAATGCGGGCCTTGCTGAGGCGCCTTTCAGCACCTTCACGCCGAATGTTCAAGCGGTTAACCCCGGTGAAGTTGCACATGGTTATGATCGATTTGAAGTTTATCAGGCACAGGTAACTGCAATTCAATTTATTGATCAAGTCTTGGGGGCAAGTCGGCTCGCACTGATTGGTGAAATGGGGGTGACTCATGTTGCAGGCGTTCCTGATCAGAGCGTACAGCGTTACGGGCGTAACTCCGGGTACGGTATCGGTTATTTTGAGCCTTTGGCCCCGGGCCTCACTTGCGAAACTATCGCCAATGCCGAAAATCCTGCCAATTGTACGAGCGATGGATACGTAACCCGAACCTCATGGGGTTACCGTATCAGAGGGGCGTTAACCTACAACAATGTGTTTGCCGGTGTAAATTTAATTCCTCGATTTGCCTGGTCCCATGATGTCAGTGGCTATGGCCCTGGCCCGGGTGCGCAATTTCAAGAAGGTCGCATAGCCGCAAGTCTGGGTCTTAACCTGGAATACCTGAATACTTATAGCGCTGGAATAGCTTACACCGGGTTTACTGGTGGTGACTACAACACCCTGCGAGACAGAGATTTTGTATCCCTGACCGCTTCAGTTGCATTGTAA
- a CDS encoding DUF1329 domain-containing protein, protein MLSKEYKLIKHAEIHSDNQGGVYKRAKLSCGMFMAIALLAANSSAKVAEPEAIKLGKELTPIGAIKSGNADGSIPAWDGGLINHSAYRADSEGRPVNPFPDDKPLFTIDASNYTQYSDRLSVGYQALLKTYPETFKIPVYQTRRTASLPENIYKAAKENALTAELIEGGNSVANYQVAVPFPIPQNGLEVIWNHIMRYRGGSVERFFAQAVVQKNGTFVPVKMTDQFVFPEYFEDGYDSDADNNRLFYYKQVVTSPARLGGNVLLVHETIDQVKEPRNAWVYNAGQRRVRRAPQVAYDGPGTAADGLRTSDNFDLYNGAPDRYDWRIVGKKEMYIPYNSYQLMDTTLTYEDIIKPGHMNPDHTRYELHRVWVVEATLKSGQKHVYAKRVFHVDEDTWQVAAVDHFDGRGELWRVSEAHAVQFPQANAPWYAAEAIYDLVARRYLVLGLSNEEKKAIEFGYKSSRKEFTPSALRRAGKR, encoded by the coding sequence ATGTTGAGCAAAGAATACAAGTTAATCAAGCATGCTGAAATACACTCTGATAATCAGGGTGGTGTTTATAAACGGGCCAAATTGTCCTGCGGGATGTTCATGGCTATAGCGTTACTGGCTGCGAACAGTTCGGCAAAGGTTGCCGAACCCGAGGCAATCAAGTTGGGCAAGGAACTCACTCCGATTGGCGCGATCAAGTCCGGTAATGCCGATGGCTCTATTCCTGCCTGGGACGGTGGGTTGATTAACCACAGCGCCTACCGTGCAGATAGTGAAGGGCGACCGGTTAATCCGTTTCCGGATGACAAGCCATTATTCACGATTGATGCCAGTAACTACACACAGTACAGTGATAGATTAAGTGTAGGTTATCAGGCACTACTGAAAACTTACCCTGAAACATTCAAAATTCCGGTTTATCAAACCAGAAGAACTGCCTCCCTGCCTGAGAATATTTATAAGGCTGCGAAAGAAAACGCATTGACCGCAGAGCTTATTGAAGGCGGAAACAGTGTGGCAAATTATCAGGTTGCAGTTCCCTTTCCCATTCCCCAAAACGGGTTGGAAGTGATCTGGAACCATATTATGCGCTATCGTGGTGGGTCCGTAGAGCGCTTTTTCGCACAGGCTGTGGTGCAAAAAAACGGTACCTTTGTCCCCGTGAAAATGACTGACCAGTTTGTATTCCCGGAATATTTTGAAGATGGCTACGACTCTGATGCGGATAATAACCGACTGTTTTACTACAAACAGGTTGTCACCTCACCAGCGCGACTGGGTGGCAATGTCTTGTTGGTGCACGAGACAATCGATCAGGTAAAAGAGCCCCGAAACGCCTGGGTTTATAATGCGGGCCAACGGCGGGTGCGGCGTGCACCTCAAGTCGCCTACGACGGACCAGGAACTGCTGCAGATGGCCTCAGGACCTCCGATAATTTCGATCTCTACAATGGCGCACCGGATCGTTACGACTGGCGAATTGTTGGTAAAAAGGAAATGTATATTCCTTATAACTCATATCAGTTGATGGATACGACGTTAACATATGAGGATATCATCAAACCGGGCCACATGAATCCCGATCATACGCGTTATGAGTTACACCGTGTCTGGGTTGTTGAAGCAACATTGAAATCGGGTCAAAAACATGTGTATGCAAAACGGGTGTTTCACGTTGACGAGGATACTTGGCAAGTGGCTGCCGTTGATCATTTTGACGGTCGTGGGGAATTGTGGCGTGTCTCGGAAGCGCATGCCGTCCAGTTTCCTCAGGCAAACGCACCATGGTATGCCGCTGAAGCAATTTATGACCTCGTTGCCCGACGTTATCTCGTGCTTGGATTGTCAAATGAAGAGAAAAAGGCAATCGAGTTTGGTTATAAATCCAGTCGAAAAGAGTTCACACCTTCTGCCTTGAGGCGAGCCGGAAAACGCTAA